The genomic interval CACGAGTCAAAACTCTCGGGTCGAAAGGCTTAGGAATGATGTACTCCCTTCCGAAGCTCATTTTATCTACGTTATAAATACGCATCACGCTTTCAGGTACTTCTTCTTTTGCCAAATCAGCTAATGCATAAGCGGCTGCTTTCTTCATTTCTTCATTAATTGCAGTTGCATGTACATCCAAAGCACCCCTGAAAATAAATGGAAAACCAAGTACATTGTTTACTTGATTAGGATAATCTGAGCGTCCTGTTGCCATAATCACATCATTTCGAGTTGCAACAGCAATATCATATCTAATTTCAGGGTCAGGGTTTGCCATTGCAAATACTACAGGGTCATTATTCATACTTTTAAGCATTTCGGGAGTAACGCAATCAGCCTGAGAAAGACCTATAAACACATCGGCTCCTCTCATAGCATCTTCAAGTGTTCGACAATCGGTTTCAACAGCAAATTCTTCTTTGTAATGATTCATTCCAGCTGTCCTGCCTTTATAAATTACTCCTTTTGAATCGCACATCAGAACATTATTACGATTTACCCCGAGGCTTATATGGAATTTAGCACAAGCAATACCCGAAGCTCCGGCACCATTGACAACTACTTTGACTTCATCAATTTTCTTCCCTGTTATTTCGCAGGCATTCAGCAGTGCGGCTCCGCTTATTATTGCTGTACCGTGCTGATCATCATGAAATACGGGAATATCCAACTTTTTCTTTAGTGCTTCTTCAATCTCAAAGCATTCAGGTCCCTTGATGTCTTCAAGATTGATTCCACCAAAAGTAGGTGAAATTAACTCGACTGTGCGAATTATTTCATCAATACTCTTGGATTCTATTTCAATATCGAAAACATCAATGTCTGCAAAAATTTTGAATAATAGTCCTTTACCCTCCATTACAGGTTTTCCGCCTAATGCACCGAGATCGCCAAGACCGAGAACGGCTGTACCATTTGATACAACAGCTACAAGATTACCTTTTGCTGTATATTTGAAAACATTCTCAGGATTTTCGAAAATTTCCCTGCAGGGCTCAGCAACTCCGGGAGAATATGCAAGTGATAAGTCTCTTTGTGTTGCGGTCGGTTTTGTAGGAATAACTTCAATTTTGCCTTTTCGCCCCATGCTGTGATACTCAAGGGCATCTTCACGACTGATTTTCATTACAAACCTCAAAAATCTTTGTTATAAATTGCAGTTTATTATATATGCAATCTAATGATTTTTTTCTTAATTTACTACAAAAAAAGGAAATATTTTAAAATTATTTGCTTTTATTTTTTGTTATCAAATTCTTACGCTGAAATGTTTGTTTAACAGAAATTTTACGGAACACTATAATATTTGTAATAACTATGTGTTTTATTTTTGAATTTGAGCAAAAACAACAAATATGATACAAAATAATTATTTCACTTTTTTATAATTATAATTATACTTAATTTTGCGTTGCTTCTCCGAGCAATATTGCCTAAAGTTGTTTCAAGGGTAATATTGCCGATGGGTTGAGCTGGAAACGGCTCCGCCTCCCGAATGTGTATTGAATTGGAAAGGAGAAGGCAATTAAGGAAAGATGTTAAAAAAACATCTCTATTACGTTATTGAATATAACGTTAATATGGCAATCTTTAAAGCCTTTTCCAAATTATATTTAGGAAAGGTTTTTTTTATGAAATTTGTTGAAAATAATCTTAGCAAAACCGATATTTACCGCTCCGCTGTTTTTGGAGTGGTATGGGGAATAATTGAGATTACAGCCGGCAATGCACTTCATTTGGCAAAAATACCTTTTCGGGGATTCTTACTATCATTTATTGCCGCTATAATTTTGGTTACAGCAAAAGGAATAATTCAATACAAGGGGTCTTTAATTGTTATAGGCATCATCTGTGCAACGCTGAAAACAGCTACAACGGGCGCATTTTTAATCAATCCTATAGCGGCAATTTTATTAGAAAGTTTTGTTGCTGAACTTATTTTTTTGTTTTTAAGAATTACACCATTTAGCAGTATTGTTGCAGGGAGTGCTGTCCTGCTCTATACATTTCTGCACTCACTTGCAGCTCAACTGTTTTTCTTCGGCGTTGATATTATCACTTTCTATGACAAAACTTTTTCTACTCTTTTCAGTAATATTGAATCTCATGATTTCAGTATAGCTATTGTAGTATTGAGCATTTATGGTATTCTTCATATTTTTGTGGGCGGCATCGTCGGTTTGACAGGATACAGATTTTCCAAACGCACTTTGAAGCATATCGAACAGTTGCAAAATGGATAAATTAGCCGCAAAATATCGAATAATCAATCAAATGTACAAAAAGGCGTTTATTATTCCGCTAATATTGATTGTTTGTACTTTTATTCTGCCATTCAATTATAATCTTTTTTTATTCAGCTTCTATATAATTTTCCTTACAATATCAAGTCCTTTTGCTTTCAAACGTTTAAACAGCTATTTTTTGTGGGTATTTCTATTATTGACAATAGTTTTTTATCCTATGACTGAGTCTGAAAATAGTTTGAAAATATTTGGTGCAATTAATTATAATCTTGATTTGATGAAATCAAGTATAAGTATGGTAATGCGGGCAATTATGATTTTGACAGCACTATCATTATTGAATAATGCCAATCGAAATAACGATATAAATATTCTATGGAGAAAAGTTGGTATTGATAATTACGAAGAGATTAAAACTGAAGTTGACGCTCTTGTACCAGTCATAAAAGGTCGGGCAAAAAATGTTTATAAGGAATTAAAATCAGGAAAAAAAGAAAGCTTTATTGACTTGATTTCAAGGAATTTAGCTGAACTATTAATTAATCCTAATCAAAAATCCAAGGAGCAAGGTAATGACTAAAACTCTACTCGCTTTAATTATAATGCTTTTTTGCTTAAATTTAAATACTGCTTTTTCAAAAGACAGCGTAAAAGTTTTTTACACAGGCGAGCTTGTTGTTTTGCCAGCTGACGAGCCGCTGAATCTTACAAGCCGCATAAGTGAAATATCAATCAGTGAAATTACTGCTGATAGATTTCTGACAGTTGACAATGTTCTGCAATTTTCGCAAGGTATAATTTTCCAGAAGAATACCCGAAATGAAGCTTTTATACGACTTAGGGGCTATGACCAGAGGCAGATTGGTATTTTTTTCGATGGTGTTCCAATCAGCAGTCCTTATGATGGGGCTTTGGATTTGAGCATTTTCTCTCTAAGTAATGTTTCTAAAATCAATATTTCCCGAAATATGCCTTCTATGTATTATGGCTCTAACAGCATTGGCGGAACGATTAACATTGTAACTGATAATATATATAAATCAAATTCGGTTTATGGAAATGTTCAGGTTGGTGAAATTAGCGATTCTTATCAATTGGGATTTGATTATAATTTATCGAAATTTTCATTTCAGGTAAATGCAAATTATATATCCAATAATAATTTCCGTTGCGCTGATCCTGATGATATGTTCTCAACACAAGTTGTGCCAAATAGTAAAAGTAATATGCTGAATACCTACGCAAAAGTAGGATTTGTCGCATCTGATAATTCTATTTTTTCACTTTCATATCTTTTGGGCAGGGCTGATAAGCAAATTCCTGTAAATCAGCTTACTACCAGACCACGCTACTGGCAGATGCCTGAAATTAACCGTGATATTGTGAATTTCACTCATTATTATAAGCTAAGTGAGGCATTCACTGTACGTGGAAATGTTTATTATGAAAAGAGTTATAATCTGTTAAAATCTTTTGATGACAGTACATTTTCCTCGCAGAATGCACGCAGTTCGTTTAGCTCAATTTATGATGACTATAAATTCGGCGGAAATTTAATTACTGAAATCAATACAGGACTTGCAGATTTGACAAAATTATCAATAAATTATCAGCTTGATAATCACAGGGCGCAGGCAAATACCGGACTGGACTGGACAGAATACGAAACAAGTATGATGACACTCGCAGCAGAGCAGAATTTCAGTTATGATAAATTCACTGCACTTGCCGGTTTGAGCTATGATATGCTCGTGCCTCATAATGCAAATGGTAATGAATTACGTGAAAATGCAAATAACCTAAACTATCACTTGGGGACATCATACCGCTTTGATGAAATCAACATTTTTGCTAATATTTCGATGAAAAGCCGCTTCCCGACTCAAAAAGAATTCTACTCCGAAATTTCGGGTACAGCTCTTCAAAATCCGAACTTAAAAGCCGAAACAGGGCAGAATGTCGAGTTGGGATTTACATATTATCCCGAGAAGATTCAGGATATATCATTTTCCGGAAGTATTTATCATAATAATGTTTCCAACTTAATCGAAGTAGTTTTTCTACCAGATAATTTCCGCCAATTCCAGAATTTTGGAAAAGCAGTATTCACTGGTGCAGAAATTAAAACTGATTACCGTAAAGAAAATTATTTTTTATCTCTCGGATATAGCTATTTGAGTGCTGAAAATCTAAGTGATAATGCCGAAGCCAAAACTATGGTAAACAGACCAATGCACACTTTAATATTTTCCGGCTCTGTAAGTATATTTAAATATTACAACATATATCTTGATGGACTGTATTATCTGGAGCAATATACAAATAATCCTGATACACGTAAAATCGAAAAGCTAGATGATTATATTCTGCTTAATCTCTCGCTTGACAGAAATTTCAAATACCATTCATTTTATTTTGTTTTTAATAATTTACTTAATCAGTTTTACTATACAGAGTGGGGGCTTCCGCAACAGGGCTTCAGCTTTCAGGCAGGTGTTCGTCTAAACGTAAGATGAGAATAATAATCATAACAGGTAATAAATCAGCCGGCAAGACTACGCTTGTCGGCTCTTTGATTTCGCGTGCAGAGCAATCGAATTTGAATTTCGATGGAATAATATCACGAGCAGTTTTTGATTTCAAAGGGGAGAAAACGGGCTTTGAATCTGTCAGATTATCGGATAAAAAAACTGAATTACTTTGTCATAGCGGACTTGTTGCTAAAACTTCCACATTCAAATATGGTTTCAGTGCTCAGGCGTTTTCATTAGGCGAGTCATTTACAGGTGATAATTTCCCTGAGACATTTTTTCTTGATGAAGTCGGAATTCTTGAAGCAGACAATCAGGGCTGGTCTGAATTACTAAGAAGATTACTGAAATCAAATGTAAAGGTTCTTGTTCTGAGTTTGAGGTTAAGTGTACTGGATAAAATAATTGAATTATATCAATTTCATAATTCAATAGTTTATAAAATTGATTCTGAAAATGAAATTGCAAAGCTGACTGATGAAATATCAGCTCAAATTTCTATTGATTAGTTCGGTATCGGCATAGTCCTTTTTCAGGTGATTGCTGTTCATTACTTATAATCTTGAAAGTATAACCTTTCGGAGAATCAGAAATTGTTAAAGATCAAACACCCACCTACAATTAAAGCACTTAGCGGGTAATTTAAGGGCTTTGATGACCGGATGTAATAAAGAATTCATTTGCTGTAAAACACTTGAATAATTTACTCCAATTTTATAAAATTATACGGCACAGGTGATATGCCAATACCATACATTTCAAACAATCCGCGAACAAAATCTTTAGATTCTGTACTAATTCAACTTTGAATTACAAAAATAATAACACTAAGCTACTGATTATCTGTATAAGATTCAAAAGAATAATCCAGCGAAAACTCTAATTTTTAATCCAATCCTTGAAAAATCAAAAAAATGATCATTGAGATAATAATGATTATAATTACCAAAAAGAGTAAATGTTAACATGTCAATATACTCAGGAATAGCTGCTGTACCGTTCATGTCTTTTGCACTTACAGGATATAGCATAAACCTTTCCTTAAAAAAAGAATAGTCTATCTCAATACTGTTTTCTAATGCATTATATCCTTGTGAAAAAAATAATGTTCTGTAGTTTGAATTTAGCTTAATCTTCAGATTTCTTGTTTGATATCTAATGTTTGGTCCAATTTCAAAGTCTAAACCATTAAATGCAGTATTCATATTTAGGTTTGCAGGAATATTTGAATTGTTAAATTCCAAAGTGCTATAACCTGTTTTAAAATATAATCCAAAAATTAATATATTTTCGAAATTTCTGATTAAATCCTTACCATAACCAAAGCCTATTTTAAACCATTGATAATTCTTGTCATACAGCACATCTCTTCTCAAATTTATTAAATCATAAAAGGAATAAAATATGTAAGAATTATGAAAATATGAGTATTCTTTACGGGTTGTCTCAAAAAATGACTCCTCAAATTGAATTAAATTAAAATTAAATGAATTAACATTATTGCCATGATTTAATCCTAATCTGAGTACGTCAACATTCCTAAAAAATGCAATGTTATTCTGTGACAATACTTTTCTATGTCCCG from Ignavibacteriota bacterium carries:
- a CDS encoding NADP-dependent malic enzyme, translated to MKISREDALEYHSMGRKGKIEVIPTKPTATQRDLSLAYSPGVAEPCREIFENPENVFKYTAKGNLVAVVSNGTAVLGLGDLGALGGKPVMEGKGLLFKIFADIDVFDIEIESKSIDEIIRTVELISPTFGGINLEDIKGPECFEIEEALKKKLDIPVFHDDQHGTAIISGAALLNACEITGKKIDEVKVVVNGAGASGIACAKFHISLGVNRNNVLMCDSKGVIYKGRTAGMNHYKEEFAVETDCRTLEDAMRGADVFIGLSQADCVTPEMLKSMNNDPVVFAMANPDPEIRYDIAVATRNDVIMATGRSDYPNQVNNVLGFPFIFRGALDVHATAINEEMKKAAAYALADLAKEEVPESVMRIYNVDKMSFGREYIIPKPFDPRVLTRVAPAVAKAAMDSGVARTQIDDFDKYRSELDIRMGRAYEFMYRVYQKAKKSPKKIVLPEGDNPKIIKAATLAKEMNIAQPILLGDFNMIKSVADKHAYDISNIEIIDPKTYSNTDKYVHDFYILRQRKGFIKTESETKILGSRNYFGSMMVRSGDADGMVTGVTQHYPDALRPSLEVVGRSSEYKVVSGLYLVKSKNKMFFLADTTVNIDPTGEELADITLQTAKFANYFDIEPKVALLSYSNFGSAKGEIPDKLRQALKIIKEKSPELMVDGEMQADTAVVPEIIERTFPFSNLKGGANVLIFPNLSSGNIAYKLLNRVGGSGVVGPILLGMNKPINILQRDDEVDQIIDMIAITAMEAQKY
- a CDS encoding TonB-dependent receptor — translated: MTKTLLALIIMLFCLNLNTAFSKDSVKVFYTGELVVLPADEPLNLTSRISEISISEITADRFLTVDNVLQFSQGIIFQKNTRNEAFIRLRGYDQRQIGIFFDGVPISSPYDGALDLSIFSLSNVSKINISRNMPSMYYGSNSIGGTINIVTDNIYKSNSVYGNVQVGEISDSYQLGFDYNLSKFSFQVNANYISNNNFRCADPDDMFSTQVVPNSKSNMLNTYAKVGFVASDNSIFSLSYLLGRADKQIPVNQLTTRPRYWQMPEINRDIVNFTHYYKLSEAFTVRGNVYYEKSYNLLKSFDDSTFSSQNARSSFSSIYDDYKFGGNLITEINTGLADLTKLSINYQLDNHRAQANTGLDWTEYETSMMTLAAEQNFSYDKFTALAGLSYDMLVPHNANGNELRENANNLNYHLGTSYRFDEINIFANISMKSRFPTQKEFYSEISGTALQNPNLKAETGQNVELGFTYYPEKIQDISFSGSIYHNNVSNLIEVVFLPDNFRQFQNFGKAVFTGAEIKTDYRKENYFLSLGYSYLSAENLSDNAEAKTMVNRPMHTLIFSGSVSIFKYYNIYLDGLYYLEQYTNNPDTRKIEKLDDYILLNLSLDRNFKYHSFYFVFNNLLNQFYYTEWGLPQQGFSFQAGVRLNVR